The following proteins are co-located in the Helicobacter acinonychis genome:
- a CDS encoding ATP-binding protein, with amino-acid sequence MPLSCLHPFGPFETPNEPSLSNPLLDPHSSDKICLLGPMKSGKTTFALKLAKRFKNPVYINYNDMRLNKNILSSWLLKWHLEKKMDLLILDNIDRLDFSLPKLAQIILIPSLLSPIIMPDFSLCYALGLSFKEYSRFFKPNTPKSALFNRFLKEGNALDSLFTGNKQGKILKKQENIKSVFQAYAPLMAKICAYQSKFMSVFYLYTQLKKELKISKDTLYKLLHTLEQQRILFLVPSFESNKTKLYLCDFALPYSLTSSPSLLNIFENMVFLELYKQFPNHKLYSHDNGIFILSENDANKLALIAHAFPTPHFLEKQLLWCNEHGFLNIIVVSINAPTLAVNSSYKHLNFIDFSLDIQSILV; translated from the coding sequence ATGCCCCTTTCTTGCTTGCACCCTTTTGGCCCTTTTGAAACCCCTAACGAACCTAGCCTTAGTAACCCCCTTTTAGATCCACATTCAAGCGATAAAATTTGTCTTTTAGGCCCGATGAAATCCGGTAAAACCACTTTCGCACTCAAATTAGCAAAGCGTTTTAAAAACCCTGTGTATATCAATTACAATGACATGCGCTTGAATAAAAATATCTTAAGCTCTTGGCTTTTAAAATGGCATTTAGAAAAGAAAATGGATTTGCTCATTTTAGACAATATCGATCGCTTGGATTTCAGCCTGCCAAAGCTCGCTCAAATCATTCTTATCCCTAGCCTTTTAAGCCCTATAATAATGCCAGATTTTAGCCTATGCTATGCGTTAGGGTTGAGTTTTAAAGAATACAGCCGCTTTTTCAAGCCCAACACCCCTAAAAGTGCTCTGTTTAACCGCTTTTTAAAAGAGGGCAATGCTTTAGATTCGCTTTTTACAGGGAATAAACAAGGAAAAATCCTAAAAAAACAAGAAAATATCAAATCAGTCTTTCAAGCTTACGCCCCTTTAATGGCTAAAATCTGTGCTTATCAATCCAAGTTTATGAGCGTTTTTTACCTTTATACCCAACTCAAAAAAGAGCTTAAAATCTCTAAAGACACTCTCTATAAACTTTTACACACCCTAGAACAACAACGAATCCTTTTTTTAGTCCCCAGTTTTGAAAGCAATAAAACCAAATTGTATTTGTGCGATTTTGCTTTGCCTTATAGCTTGACTTCTAGCCCCTCGCTTTTAAATATCTTTGAAAACATGGTTTTTTTAGAGCTTTACAAACAATTCCCCAACCACAAGCTTTACTCCCATGATAACGGAATCTTCATCTTAAGCGAAAACGACGCTAACAAGCTCGCCCTCATCGCCCATGCTTTCCCCACGCCCCATTTTTTAGAAAAACAGCTTTTATGGTGTAATGAACATGGGTTTTTAAACATCATCGTCGTTTCTATCAACGCCCCCACTTTAGCGGTTAATTCTTCTTACAAACACCTTAATTTTATTGATTTTTCTTTGGATATTCAATCTATTTTGGTATAA
- the fumC gene encoding class II fumarate hydratase, which produces MQFRIEHDTMGEIQVDDSKYWGAQTQRSFENFKIGTERMPKELIGAFAKLKRSLAVVNHKLGKLSLEKSQAIIKACDCILKGELCGEFPLVIWQTGSGTQTNMNLNEVIANKATEILGGNFREKKLIHPNDDVNMSQSSNDTFPTAMHIVSVLEITHKLLPSLENLLKTFKEKSQQFKEIVKIGRTHLQDATPLTLGQEFSGYASMLEHSKQQILESLEHLRELAIGGTAVGTGLNAHKELSEKVAEELSQFSGVKFISAPNKFHALTSHDAIAYAHGALKALAANLMKIANDIRWLASGPRCGLGELNIPENEPGSSIMPGKVNPTQCEAMTMVAVQVMGNDTAIGVAASQGNFELNVFKPVIIYNFLQSLRLLSDSMESFNIHCASGIEPNREKIDYYLHHSLMLVTALNPHVGYENAAKIAKNAHKKGISLKESAVELKLLSTEDFDKFVVPEKMIGPKV; this is translated from the coding sequence ATGCAATTTAGAATCGAACATGACACGATGGGCGAAATTCAAGTAGATGACAGCAAATACTGGGGGGCTCAAACGCAACGCAGCTTTGAAAACTTTAAAATCGGCACTGAAAGAATGCCTAAAGAGCTGATTGGCGCGTTTGCAAAGCTTAAAAGAAGTTTAGCGGTAGTCAATCACAAGTTAGGAAAATTGAGTCTAGAAAAATCGCAAGCCATTATCAAGGCGTGCGATTGCATTTTAAAAGGTGAGTTGTGCGGCGAATTCCCTTTAGTGATATGGCAAACAGGGAGTGGGACTCAAACGAACATGAATCTCAATGAAGTCATTGCCAATAAGGCTACCGAAATTTTAGGGGGTAATTTTAGAGAGAAAAAACTCATCCACCCTAACGATGATGTGAATATGTCCCAAAGCTCTAACGACACTTTCCCTACCGCAATGCATATTGTGAGCGTGCTAGAAATCACGCATAAACTGCTCCCTAGTTTGGAGAATTTGTTAAAAACCTTTAAAGAAAAAAGCCAACAATTTAAAGAGATTGTCAAAATTGGGCGCACGCATTTACAAGACGCCACGCCTTTAACTTTGGGGCAAGAATTTAGCGGTTATGCGAGCATGCTAGAGCATTCTAAACAACAAATTTTAGAGAGTTTGGAGCATTTAAGAGAGCTAGCCATAGGTGGGACTGCCGTAGGTACCGGGCTAAACGCTCATAAAGAATTGAGCGAAAAAGTGGCTGAAGAATTGAGCCAATTTAGTGGGGTGAAATTTATCTCTGCACCTAATAAATTCCACGCTCTCACTAGCCATGACGCTATCGCTTATGCACATGGGGCTCTTAAAGCTTTGGCGGCGAATTTGATGAAAATCGCTAACGATATTAGATGGCTTGCGAGTGGGCCGCGCTGTGGTTTGGGCGAGCTGAATATCCCTGAAAACGAGCCAGGTAGCTCTATTATGCCCGGTAAAGTCAATCCCACGCAATGCGAAGCGATGACAATGGTAGCCGTGCAGGTGATGGGGAATGATACCGCTATTGGTGTTGCAGCCAGTCAGGGTAATTTTGAATTGAATGTTTTTAAGCCGGTGATTATTTATAATTTCTTGCAAAGTTTAAGGCTGCTAAGCGATAGCATGGAAAGTTTTAATATCCATTGCGCGAGTGGCATTGAACCTAATAGAGAAAAAATTGATTATTACTTGCATCATTCTTTAATGCTAGTAACCGCTCTCAACCCGCATGTAGGCTATGAAAACGCCGCTAAAATCGCTAAAAACGCCCACAAAAAAGGCATTTCTTTAAAAGAAAGTGCAGTGGAATTGAAGCTATTGAGCACTGAAGATTTTGACAAATTCGTAGTGCCTGAAAAAATGATTGGACCTAAGGTTTGA
- a CDS encoding ribonuclease HII, translating into MTLGIDEAGRGCLVGSLFVAGVVCGEKIALDFLKMGLKDSKKLSQNKRFFLEDKIESHDEVKFCVIKKSAGEIDSLSLGVCLKLAVQEILEKLSPLAQTINIDGNTAFGLNKRYSNLKTIIKGDEKIAQIAMASVLAKTSKDREMLELHALFKEYGWDKNCGYGTKKHIEAIAKLGATPFHRHSFVLKNNLFS; encoded by the coding sequence ATGACTCTAGGCATTGATGAAGCGGGTAGGGGGTGTTTGGTTGGTTCGCTTTTTGTGGCTGGGGTGGTGTGTGGTGAAAAAATAGCCTTAGATTTTCTAAAAATGGGTCTTAAAGATAGCAAAAAACTCAGCCAAAATAAGCGCTTTTTCTTAGAAGATAAAATCGAATCGCATGATGAGGTCAAATTTTGCGTAATTAAAAAAAGCGCAGGTGAAATTGATAGCTTGAGTTTGGGGGTGTGTTTGAAACTCGCTGTGCAAGAAATTTTAGAAAAGCTAAGCCCTTTAGCTCAAACAATCAATATAGACGGCAACACGGCGTTTGGTTTGAATAAACGCTATTCTAATCTAAAAACGATCATCAAGGGCGATGAGAAAATCGCTCAAATCGCTATGGCGTCTGTTTTAGCAAAAACTTCCAAAGACAGAGAAATGCTAGAATTGCACGCCTTGTTTAAGGAATACGGTTGGGATAAGAATTGCGGGTATGGGACCAAAAAACACATAGAAGCGATTGCTAAACTAGGGGCTACGCCCTTTCATAGGCATAGCTTTGTGCTTAAAAACAACCTATTTTCTTAA